Proteins encoded by one window of Elaeis guineensis isolate ETL-2024a chromosome 12, EG11, whole genome shotgun sequence:
- the LOC105055672 gene encoding E3 ubiquitin-protein ligase WAV3, with translation MGSRWRKAKLALGLNLCVYVPKTLDDVSPSDSWISSDPTAVSPASGASDFRALMPSTPTPTSSGLRLSKSSASSKKACAICLAFMKPGHGYALFTAECSHTFHFHCIAANVKHGNHVCPVCRAKWKEIPFGGPTSCEYPHGRARVSPVNWPQDDGFVNVLRRFPRVESLNRQHRLTPLFHSSEPTVFNDDESLGSLAETAEEIQHGCMRMVEIKTYPEFSAIQQSVSEENFTILIHLKAPFAPMMQLCSRNSHRNTNLLKTSRASVDLVTVLDVSGSMGGTKLALLKRAMGFVIQNLGPSDRLSVIAFSSTARRLFPLHRMSESGRQQALQAINLLTSGGGTNIAEGLRKGVKVIEDRKEKNPVCSIILLSDGQDTYMVTPTSGGAQPTQPDYRSLVPSSIRGGTGHQIPVHVFGFGADHDSESMHSISETSGGTFSFIETEGTIQDAFAQCIGGLLSVVVQEMHVGVECVHPSVHLGSIKSGSYANQVTDDGHNGSIDVGDLYADEERDFLLSVDVPPAGEETVLLKVGCTYRDPVSKETVNMEGVEVKISRPLIVVEQTMSIEVDRQRNRLLAAEAMAEARAAAERGELSEAVCILEERRRILSESLAVRSGDQLCLALDAELREMQERMASWQRYEASGRAYVLSGLSSHSWQRATTRGDSTDSSFLQAYQTPSMVDMLQRSQTMSPASRHPNIQMRQAKSFPAPPQPG, from the exons ATGGGAAGCAGATGGAGGAAAGCCAAGCTCGCTCTCGGCCTGAACCTTTGCGTCTACGTCCCGAAGACTCTCGACGACGTCTCGCCGTCCGACTCTTGGATATCCTCAGACCCTACCGCGGTCTCTCCGGCGTCGGGGGCTTCTGATTTTCGCGCTTTGATGCCCTCTACTCCAACTCCGACCTCCTCTGGCCTCCGGCTTTCCAAATCCAGCGCATCGTCCAAG AAAGCTTGTGCTATATGTCTAGCCTTCATGAAACCAGGACATGGTTATGCTCTCTTTACTGCAGAATGCTCGCATACCTTCCATTTCCATTGTATTGCTGCAAATGTAAAACATGGGAATCATGTGTGCCCAGTTTGTAGGGCCAAATGGAAGGAGATACCCTTTGGAGGGCCCACATCCTGTGAGTATCCTCATGGAAGAGCCAGAGTTAGTCCAGTTAATTGGCCTCAAGATGATGGGTTTGTGAATGTGCTGCGGCGGTTCCCTCGGGTTGAGTCTTTGAATAGGCAGCATCGTCTAACACCCCTTTTTCACAGTTCAGAACCTACTGTCTTCAATGACGATGAGTCTTTGGGATCCTTAGCTGAAACAGCTGAAGAAATCCAACATGGATGCATGAGAATGGTGGAGATCAAGACATACCCAGAATTCTCAGCCATTCAACAGTCAGTTTCTGAAGAAAACTTCACCATTCTAATCCATCTCAAGGCTCCATTTGCTCCCATGATGCAACTATGCAGCAGAAATTCCCACAGGAACACTAACCTCTTGAAAACCTCTCGAGCTTCTGTTGACCTTGTAACAGTGCTTGATGTCAGTGGCAGCATGGGTGGTACCAAGCTTGCATTGCTGAAGCGAGCTATGGGGTTTGTGATTCAAAATCTTGGGCCCTCTGACCGGCTTTCTGTCATTGCCTTCTCATCAACTGCTCGCCGGCTCTTTCCCCTTCATAGGATGTCTGAATCTGGCCGGCAGCAGGCCTTGCAAGCCATCAATTTGCTGACATCTGGTGGTGGGACTAACATTGCTGAAGGCCTCAGGAAGGGTGTGAAAGTGATTGAAGATCGTAAGGAAAAGAACCCTGTCTGCAGCATCATTTTGCTCTCTGATGGGCAAGATACATATATGGTCACCCCGACTTCTGGCGGTGCTCAACCAACACAACCAGACTATCGATCACTTGTTCCATCCTCCATTCGTGGTGGCACAGGTCATCAGATACCTGTTCATGTATTTGGTTTCGGTGCTGACCATGACTCCGAGTCAATGCATTCGATCTCAGAGACCTCTGGTGGGACCTTCTCTTTCATTGAGACTGAGGGCACAATCCAGGATGCTTTTGCACAGTGCATTGGAGGGCTTCTGAGTGTGGTGGTGCAAGAGATGCATGTCGGCGTGGAGTGTGTGCACCCGAGTGTTCACCTTGGCTCCATAAAATCTGGCAGCTATGCCAATCAGGTCACAGATGATGGTCATAATGGATCTATTGATGTGGGAGACTTGTATGCAGATGAAGAGAGGGATTTTCTGCTGTCTGTCGATGTTCCACCAGCTGGTGAAGAAACTGTGTTGCTCAAAGTGGGCTGTACCTATAGAGATCCTGTGTCAAAAGAGACTGTGAACATGGAAGGCGTGGAGGTGAAGATCTCAAGGCCGTTGATTGTTGTGGAACAAACAATGTCGATCGAGGTGGATCGTCAGAGGAACCGTCTCctggctgcggaggccatggCTGAAGCGAGGGCTGCCGCTGAGCGTGGTGAGCTCTCGGAGGCTGTCTGCATACTTGAAGAACGCCGGAGAATACTGTCAGAATCTCTGGCAGTGCGATCAGGGGACCAGCTGTGCCTCGCACTTGATGCAGAGCTGAGGGAGATGCAAGAAAGAATGGCCAGCTGGCAAAGGTATGAAGCATCAGGGCGGGCATATGTGCTGTCAGGGTTGAGCTCACACTCATGGCAGAGGGCAACGACACGTGGGGACTCGACAGATAGCAGCTTCTTGCAAGCCTATCAGACACCATCCATGGTCGACATGCTGCAGCGTTCCCAAACAATGAGTCCTGCATCTAGGCATCCAAATATACAGATGCGACAGGCAAAATCATTCCCGGCACCACCGCAGCCAGGGTAA